A stretch of Arachis hypogaea cultivar Tifrunner chromosome 15, arahy.Tifrunner.gnm2.J5K5, whole genome shotgun sequence DNA encodes these proteins:
- the LOC112750585 gene encoding glycosyltransferase BC10-like, whose amino-acid sequence MMKSSNNQNPTNSAPKLFGVPLQQGRFLSYVFFLCCGVTIGIFSSYYYLKNGIPSLQFLRSSLTQSPPQAPPDVSLIPPPSVISEYWSNENVSVTELKHGPLRPRHQAPMHHMNDKELLRVAAKAVRNGTYLKQHHVPKVAFLFLVRGPVLLAPLWQKFFEGNEGKYSIYVHSNPSYDSSVPESPVFRGRRIPSKKVEWGGVNMIEAERRLLANALLDLSNERFALISESCIPLFNFSFTYSYLINSAQNYVMAYDEDSAVGRGRYRSSMSPTITLKQWRKGSQWFEMGRELAHQVVTDKKYFPIFQKHCRGSCYSDEHYLPTYVSIEHWKKNSNRSLTWVDWSKGGPHPAKFVRPEVTIDFLNSLRDMQCPYNGNSTNACYLFARKFLPSALIRLLKVTHIVFRF is encoded by the exons atgatgaagagttCGAATAATCAAAATCCAACGAACTCTGCTCCAAAACTCTTCGGTGTTCCTCTGCAGCAAGGTCGTTTTCTTTcttatgtcttcttcttgtgctgTGGTGTAACAATTGGAATCTTCAGCAGCTACTACTATCTTAAAAACGGCATACCAAGCCTTCAGTTCCTTCGATCCTCGCTCACTCAATCCCCGCCTCAGGCGCCGCCGGACGTATCCTTGATCCCTCCGCCGTCAGTAATATCGGAATATTGGAGCAATGAGAACGTGAGTGTCACTGAATTGAAACATGGACCCCTGCGGCCACGTCATCAGGCGCCAATGCATCATATGAATGATAAAGAATTGCTTCGGGTAGCTGCAAAGGCTGTGAGGAATGGGACGTATCTGAAACAACATCATGTTCCTAAGGTGGCTTTCTTGTTCTTGGTAAGGGGTCCTGTGCTTTTGGCTCCTTTGTGGCAGAAGTTCTTCGAAGGGAATGAAGGCAAGTACTCTATTTACGTGCATTCTAATCCATCCTATGATTCATCAGTTCCGGAGAGTCCGGTTTTTCGAGGACGGAGAATTCCTAGTAAG AAGGTGGAATGGGGCGGCGTCAACATGATCGAAGCAGAGCGTCGTCTTCTGGCCAACGCGCTGCTCGATCTGTCGAACGAGCGATTCGCTCTCATCTCAGAATCCTGCATACCCCTTTTCAACTTCTCCTTCACCTATTCCTATTTGATTAACTCTGCACAGAACTATGTCATGGCTTATGACGAGGACAGCGCCGTCGGAAGGGGACGGTATAGGAGCAGCATGTCCCCAACCATCACTCTAAAACAATGGAGGAAAG gttctCAGTGGTTCGAAATGGGTAGAGAGCTCGCTCATCAAGTAGTAACAGACAAAAAATACTTCCCAATTTTCCAAAAGCACTGCAGGGGATCATGCTACTCGGATGAACACTACTTGCCAACATATGTTAGCATCGAGCATTGGAAGAAGAACTCGAATCGGAGCTTGACCTGGGTTGATTGGTCGAAAGGCGGGCCGCACCCGGCGAAGTTCGTGAGACCGGAGGTGACCATTGACTTCCTCAACAGCCTGAGGGACATGCAATGCCCATATAACGGAAACAGCACAAATGCTTGTTATCTTTTTGCCAGGAAGTTTTTGCCTAGTGCATTGATAAGGCTACTTAAGGTTACTCACATAGTTTTTCGGTTTTAA